A single region of the Strigops habroptila isolate Jane chromosome 3, bStrHab1.2.pri, whole genome shotgun sequence genome encodes:
- the NECAP1 gene encoding adaptin ear-binding coat-associated protein 1, producing MAAAELEYESVLCVKPDVNVYRIPPRTSNRGYRASDWKLDHPDWTGRLRVTSKGKTAYIKLEDKVSGELFAQAPIDQYPGIAVETVTDSSRYFVIRIQDGTGRSAFIGIGFTDRGDAFDFNVSLQDHFKWVKQESEISKESQEADTRPKLDLGFKEGQTIKLNIGNMTTKKGGAAKPRVSGSGGLSLLPPPPGGKIAVPPIPPPSSTAIANHVTPPPVLKSSNMSSADILLDLDAPASASKAPVSATTDLWGDFSTASSAVPNQAPQQSNWVQF from the exons ATGGCGGCGGCTGAGCTGGAGTACGAGTCTGTCCTCTGCGTGAAGCCCGATGTCAACGTCTACCGCATCCCGCCGCGAACTTCCAACCGCGGGTACAG ggcATCTGACTGGAAACTGGACCATCCGGACTGGACAGGGCGGCTTCGTGTCACCTCCAAAGGCAAAACTGCATACATAAAACTGGAGGATAAGGTGTCAG GAGAACTCTTCGCCCAGGCTCCTATAGATCAATACCCTGGCATTGCAGTAGAGACTGTGACAGATTCCAGCCGCTATTTTGTCATTCGAATTCAGGATGGTACTG GACGAAGTGCTTTTATAGGCATTGGCTTCACGGATCGTGGTGATGCCTTTGACTTCAACGTCTCTTTGCAAGATCACTTCAA GTGGGTGAAGCAGGAATCTGAGATCTCCAAGGAGTCCCAGGAAGCTGACACACGTCCCAAATTAGACTTAGGATTTAAGGAAGGGCAGACCATCAAACTGAACATTGGG AACATGACGACAAAGAAAGGAGGAGCAGCCAAGCCCCGTGTGTCTGGATCAGGGGGCCTAAGCCTGCTGCCACCCCCACCAGGAGGCAAAATTGCAGTGCCTCCTATACCTCCACCTTCTTCCACAGCCATTGCTAACCATGTCACGCCTCCTCCTGTGCTGAAATCTAGTAATATGAGCAGTGCAG ATATTCTACTAGACTTAGATGCTCCTGCATCTGCATCCAAGGCACCAGTGTCAGCTACCACAGACCTCTGGGGAGACTTCAGCACTGCATCCAG tgctgttcCAAATCAAGCTCCTCAACAGTCCAACTGGGTCCAGTTCTGA